The genomic DNA cggaatcgtgagGAGCCGAATGGctgagcggaggtgtccgctcggccggaatcgtggcgagggaacagtggttagccgaacGGCCTATTTGATtggctcgggatatgatatgtcagcaaaggcatgatgattagactgtacgcaagatggcactattaaaggccctaCCATCACATCACggacaggttgatacagtagcagtatggtcttatggatgcccttctgacaggtccacacctaggcatggtcgaaagcagataatcgcttcgattggtgtgcccaggctccttcgagaggtctatataaggcctccatttcttcaaccggaggtacacgagtctacATTTTcaaagccactttcttattccttcgcctaacttgagcgtcggagggtcgtcgccaggacacccccccggctcggttttgttgcaggttcgccggagcactcgaggatacagcagggagcgccacatccccagtatCCATTGATaatggttcggacaggatcaatattatatttgataaatttattattaaataaaaagataaaataagaTTAACATGTGAGAATTAAAtaagattaataaatttaattaatttaaaataaattgactttaataaaaatataagacGGGACTTATTAAGATCAGACTCGTTGAATCGGATCAACGGATAACGACAGATCTATCCAGATCTTATTCTCCTCATCCCTAGACCTACCCGACGACAGATCTAGTCGGGTCTTGCTCTCTTCATAAAAGACCGCTTAGATAACAGATTCCATCTTTAACTAACGTATATTGCAGCAGTATTTCAAATAATCGCAGAAGAaatataattagaaaaaaaaaactgtaTGTTTAATCAATTTGAAAGGTAATGTTTATCTAGTTCTCTATGAACTGGTGTAATTTTAGTTCCTTATCTTTGTCGGATATTTAAATCGGATAATAATTCGGAATAGTTTGATGGTTTAAAAAATTAtgacttttaattttaattttaaaaaatgatttcgATTCATAATTGCCGATTACTGATATTTCCATattggtttaatttttttaattgtattttaaaatatttaaaactatataaatgtgaaaaataaaaaatttaaaaaactatcAACTTATTTAAATTATCTATCTATCACTATAAAAGAATTGAAAACATATTATTAGTTAGTTATTTTGGTATTAAAATATTTACCtgtcctttattattattattattaacttcGAAAAAATCGAGAaccaattatttattttttatttaatattaatattattatattttagtaTGATGATATATCAATTTTATATGTTTGATGAtaattttcaatatatatatatatatataattttattattaaataaattatatttaataaatttattattaaataaaaagataaaataagaTTAACATGAGAATTAAAtaagattaataaatttaaaataaatttaataaaagtaTAAAATAATCATACATCAAAGACGAATTTTTTAAGATCTCCTCGTCCCTAGACCTAGCCGACAGATCTAGCCGGGTCTTGCTCTCCTCATCCCCTGCCTTCCACAATATATAACAAGAGAAAAAAGAGATGGCAAACAACGAGAGGAAATTAACCAGAAGAATATAATTAAGCCGCAGACTCACAAACCTAAcacaatatatatataacacCATCATTTTCACTTTATTTACAAAAAACGGCTGAGAAGTAGTCCAACTGAAGAATACAGAGTCCATAAATGCACtacaatttacatataattgtTTTTCTAATATATACATAATCAAATCATTTACACATTGTTCAACAGTCTACAATACAATACAAACAACATCAGTTAACCAAATTAACCTACGGAATTGTAATCTTGCCTCAACTAATTAGCAATTAATTTTCCGGACTGTTAACCGAAGACGACGATGCCGAATCACTGGAATAATCCACCGAAGACGTCCAGAAAACAACTTGGCGCCGGCAGGGACGGCTATCCACCTCTCCCTCCGACGGACTCATCCTCTTCCGACCGGACATGTTGCAGGACTCTCTGTCCTCGCACGGCTGAGAAGGAACCTTTGCTTCCGCCTGCCATTACAGATGTTAGAGAAAGaagcataaaattaattaattcgatTTTTTTATCGATGTCATAATTTATAAATACCTCAGACTTATCGATCACAGACCACTTCGCGTGAATCCATTGTTTCCTCTGCCGGAGCTTGGACGGGCGAACTCGGATCTGCGTCGCCGAGTTCCAGCGCCAAACGTCGACGACCCTACGGCGATCATCCACGTCGACGACCTTCGCCGGCCACCACGCGTGGTCCTCGAACAATTCGGCCGGGTCGCCGGCTTTCCACCGGAAGCGGCCGACGAAGGGAGGAGGGCACGGACGGATGCAGTCCCTCGACACGCACTGCACCGGCACCTCGGGGTCGTCCAGGCGAACGATGAACTGCTGGGAATTGAATGAGAGGAGATCGCCGCAGCGCCATGAATACGGAGGTGTGCGGCTGTCGTCGGCGTTTCGCCGCATCACCTCCACTCTGCTCCCCTTGGCCAACCTGGTCGCCATGTCGCCGCCGATGGAGGGATTGAAGCCTGATTGTGGAACAAGTTTCGGTCGTTCATTCTTTGagctatatatatatgtatgtatatagTTTTAATTAACCTACATTTTCTTAACAGATTAATCCAACTGCGCATCGCGCTAAATTTCAAAGATTGCCGCCATTTTTTGTTATCACGGTTAAAtcacctttgaaaattattcatctGATTAAATGTTATTCTTTAAGGTAGGAtccattataataatttattattaaagTTTTTGAGTACCGCCTTTCATTATACTATTATACGAGTTTAACACATTTTTATcgcgtgtgtatatatatatatatatatacacacacacacgatCCTCATATCCTGCGCGCCCGTATGATGTGTGACTGTGTGTGCAGCATATCaggttttagttttagttttttttaaaaaaaatttgatttaaaacaaaTAATTAGATATAaggttttagtttatttttaatttttgaattaaaacaaataattaaagtattttttaaaaattttatttttaggattaGACTTTTGTTTAtaatatcaaagctatttttttaaaattttacctcTACGATTTAGACTTTGGGTTATAAtatcaaagctatttagggttcaggctttgggtcatagtatcaaagttattttttttttagattttacctttaggattcagactttgggttataatatcaaagttattttttttagattttacctctagggttcagactttgggttatagtatcaaagttatttttttttagattttatctctggggttcagacttcccaattaggttataatgtttgattttaaaaaaaatttaaaataaaattaatttaagtatttattgagtattgtaatatgttgaggggatatattaatatattagaaatttatataaggaaatgttaatttttttaattgatttttttaatttattaaagaaaattaaaaaaaaaagaaacaaagcatCTCCTGCGCGATGCGCACAGTTATGGACTGTGCGCGTCgcgtattttatttatttatatatatatatatatatatatatatatatatatatatatatatatatatatatatatatataaaattaatcatGTGCATTTAACTAATATTAATTAACGATAACCATTGATTTATATttgttaatttattatcattcccactttttatcatatttttaccATTCTAACatgtatatattaaaaattaatgcaATTTTTTATTTTGACTATCATAGTATCTAGTTGTTTGAAAATATGATACCATCCATTTGAAATGGTTCATTATTGCCGATTCCCAATGGTTCATTATTGCCGATTCCCAATATAGATAAATAATTTATGAGGAATATTTTTATCTTAACATATATAATGTCTTTATCATTCTTATTATAGTAAGATTTTGCGtaatttttttattcttgtataggGTTGAGTTAGTTAGTATgggataaaattattattatagaGTAAGGATTTGAATTTCAACTAATGTGGTAATAAAAAAGGGTCCAATAAGTGTGGGTCAAAGGATAGAGATAGTAATCAACGTGGAGGTCATAGTCAAGGAGATCAATGTCAGAGGACCAATGGGCTCACCAAAAAGGAGTCGATCGGAGCTCTACTTCATGGCCGATCAGGCGTAATGCTTCGGATCGGTAAAGTGCCGGTCCAAGTAGAACGTCCGTACATCCAAGATTTTAAGGCGCTCGTCACGGAGCAGAGGATCATTGGGACGACCGGAACGTTAGTTCGGTCGGGCGATAACAAGCAACTATATACAACCACCACAAGAAAGAACAGTAGAGGTTGAATGATCGGCGGAGTCCCAGCCGATCGGTCACCCCGCTAGGTCGAAAAGTGGAATCattggtgtaacgacccaattttcctcattaggaattctaaaagttcttaaaaatatttagaaatacctttaaaatattctagagatttttaggaatttatagagtatttttatgcaatttttagagttcgtttggtatttttaccaagaggaagaagtttaaaaaaaaagagaagaaataaaagtgttaaagctgggttttgaacccaagacctcggacccgaaccagatgttaaccggactcagccaaccagctggtctacgagagttttgttaataaagtatggaataaaatctatataagcaattttttttgggaacagaaataccaaaataaaagggagttGAGCAGAGTTCGAACACGCGACC from Zingiber officinale cultivar Zhangliang chromosome 4A, Zo_v1.1, whole genome shotgun sequence includes the following:
- the LOC121972996 gene encoding uncharacterized protein LOC121972996; translation: MATRLAKGSRVEVMRRNADDSRTPPYSWRCGDLLSFNSQQFIVRLDDPEVPVQCVSRDCIRPCPPPFVGRFRWKAGDPAELFEDHAWWPAKVVDVDDRRRVVDVWRWNSATQIRVRPSKLRQRKQWIHAKWSVIDKSEAEAKVPSQPCEDRESCNMSGRKRMSPSEGEVDSRPCRRQVVFWTSSVDYSSDSASSSSVNSPEN